The genomic window GAGTTCATGCGGTCGTGTGGAACGTGAGCGCCATTGTCTGCGCTGTTGGTTGTGGTAAGGTCGTGCAATCTGACACTTTCTTCATCTGGAGACGGCACCATGGGCATTCACGGCGACGACGTGGATTCGAACGCGAAGGAGAATTTGGCGCGCCACAAGAAGGATCTTGAGAAGCTGTCCGAGGCAAAGAAATCGCTCGCTGCATGCACGGAGGCGTTGGCAAAGGTGCAATCGCAAATCAAAGAGTTGACGGGAAAACTGACCGGAAAAGAACGAGATGACTCAGGGCTCGCCCAGCGCAGTGTCGCCGAATATGAACAAATCAAAAAGGCGCTGGCCAAGGCGTCTGCGAGTCTTTAGTGGAAAGAACACGCCCCGAGACTGACTCGAGGCGTGTTCGTCGTTATGCATTGTGGCACGGTCGGGAGACCACCTGCCACGACTCAGTATTCATCCAACACGCCGGACCTAGCCCCCATCCGGAATCTCCGGCTCAACTAGATGCGCCAGTTGCGCGAGCGATTCCTGCCAGCCGAGGTAGCAGAACTCGACGGGGATCGCCGCCGGCAACCCTGCCTGCACGATGTTAACTTCCGTGCCGCAGAGAACTTTGCGCAGCGCAATCGTCACCTGCATTTCGCCCGGCATGTTGGGGTCTTCGAACTTGTCCGTGTAGCGGATCCGTTCGTGGGGCGTGAGCTCGGTGTACGTGCCGCCGAAAGAGTGGCTCTTGCCTGTGCCGAAATTGGTGAACGACATCCGATAACTGCCGCCGACCCGGGCGTCATGCTGATGGACCTTCCCCAGAAAACCGTACGGCGGCAGCCAGCGGGCCATGGCATCCGGGTCGAGAAAAGCCTTGTAAACCCGCTCGGCGGGGGCTTTGAGCACGCGATGGAGATTGACGGAGTTGGTGGATTCAGGCATGAGGGGGCTCCGGAGATGTGAGAAGTCGGTTGATTGCAGGATTTTAGGCCTTCACGTATTCGTCGAACGACCGGGGCGGGAATCGACAACGGACGCACTCGTTGCCGGAGCTTTTTTTGCCTTGCCAGGAGCTATTCGAGCCCGTGTGCCGCAGGGACACTTTCGCGCTTTAACGCCAAGTGAGGTTGAAAACTGACGCTCAATCGGAACTGCTCCCTTTGACAAATGCCCCAGATGCTCGTGCCTTGACATGGGCCGTGTCCTACTTTTCCGAAAACTGTCGCCTCAGCGTCAGAAACGACAGCTACCACAACAGTTTGGGTAGTTTCAACTTAGCGACCTAGCGGCGGTCGTAGGTGTATTCAGTTCATGCGAATGCTGCCCCATGCCGCACCTTAGCAACAACAAGTCGGCCGAAACGCCGCACCTTCGCCAGACTGCCACTTCAAGCGGTCCTGCTTTCGGCCGGCCGCACTTTAAGTTCGATGCAGGTAAGCTTGCGACTCCTGAGAGCGAACTCGCCCCTGCGAGTCTCTATCCCACGCCCAGGCAGCCGCGTTATCGCTCGCTCACCGCCTGGCGCGGCCTGGCCTGCCTGTTGGTAGTGGTGTTCCATTCGTTGTTTTACTGCAATGCGGTCAACTCGGCGCTCGAGCCACACGCGCAATCGCAATTGCTGCGCCTGACCGAGCGCTTCTGGATCGGCGTACCGTTGTTCTTTGTGATCAGCGGCTATTGCATCGCGGCCGCGGTCGATTCGCATCGCCTTCGCGGAGACGGCGGCATTCAGTTCTTCGTACGCCGGCTTCGGCGAATCGTGCCGCCCTACTGGTGTGCGCTGGGAATCACGGCAGCGACGGTGCTGCTCGTGGAACGCTGGCTCTCGCCTGGCCTTTTCGTCGATTTGGTCTCGGGCTTTCCCGACCCGTCGTCGTTAAACGCCCGGCAATGGTTGGGCAACATCACGCTCAGCGAATCCTGGCGTTACCACGTGTTAACGGGCCATCCCAATTACTTCCTCGGCCACGCTTGGACGCTGTTCTACGAAGAACAGTTCTATGTCGTGGCGGGGCTCTTGCTGGTGTTCGTCCCGCGTCGGTTCTTCACCGCTACGGCCGGCGTGACGTTGCTGACGCTTGCGGCGCGTCACTTCGGCGAGCGCGTCGGCCTGTCGGTCAATGGAACCTTTCTGGACGGCCATTGGCTCATGTTCGCTGCCGGCATCGCCGTCTACCACTTTGCTAACCACGCCAACTTGCGACAGAAGCGGCTTTCGATCGCGCTGCTCCTCGCGGGACTTGTCTACGCCTGCAGCGACCTCTCGCTCGTCTGGGGTTTGCCAAACAATTTTCAGTCCAATGCGCTCGCGGCTTTTTGTTTTGCGGTTCTGTTAATTGCTTGTCGGCGATGGGATAGTGCGATTATGACCGCGCGTGGGCTCGCGCCGATCCGCTTTTGCGGTGATATTTGTTACAGCCTTTACCTGGTCCACTGGCCCATTTGTAAAGCAACGTCACATTTGCTTCACGACGCCGGCGTGCGCGGCCCCTGGGGAGCGGCTTGCATCGTCCTCCCGTGCTGCGTCGGCGCCTCGGTGGCCGCTGGATACGTCTTTCACGCGCTGATCGAGCGACGCTTCTTGAACGCGCCCATGTTGAAGGCGTAGAAGACGAGTTGGCAGTCGGCAAAGATCGCCGTGGGGATGTCATGGGGCCGAGAGGAACGTCCGGGGCCGGAAGTCGTTCGGGATTCCGTCGCCTCGTGGTGAAAATCCGCATAGGGCTGCTCACCGAAAATCCCGCGATTGCGAACTGATCTTCAATCGCTTCGACAAATCCTCCAGCCGTGTCACCACCACGTGGATCACGATTCCTTCGCGTTGTAGCTTGCCATGGGCGATCATCGCCGACGCGGTGCGGGCCGCCTGGTAATGGCGTTCCCACGTGTTTTGATGCACCACCAGGTTCGCTACGCCGGTCTCGTCTTCCAGCGTGACGAACGTGATTCCTTTCGCCGTGCTCGGCCGTTGCCGCAAGAGGACCAGGCCGGCCACCTTCACCGGGCCATCGGCCGGCAGCGTGGCGAGTTGTTCCGCCGGCGCGATGCCGAGCCGGTTGAGCTCCTCGCGCACGAACGAAATCGGATGCGCGCGCAATGTCAGCCCGGTCGTCTCGTAGTCCTGAGCCACCTCGGCGGCGGCGCTTAATTCCGGCAACTCGACGAGACAATCGTCTTCCGCCGCGAGTCCCGCCAGGAGCGGCAACTCCTGCGCCTTGGGATCCTGCCCGAGCGATTCCCACAGCGCCTGCCGGCGATTGATCCCCAGCGACCCGAGCGCGTCGGCCTCGGAGAGCGCGGTCAACGCCTTGCGCGGCAGATGCGCGCGGCGCGCTAAATCTTCCGTCGAACGAAACGGTCCGCGCTTCCGCGCGCGCAGAATGGACTCGGCGTGGGATTCGGAAAGCCCCTGCACTAACCGCATGCCCAGGCGAATTGTCAGCGAGCGGTCGACGACTGTGGGAGGCGTCTCCGACGCCGATGGAGACGACATGGGGGATAAATCGGTCGTTGTGTCGTCATCGTCCAACGCATCGGCGTCGGAGACGCCTCCCACAGATATGCGCGCTGCCACAGTCGAATTGACATCGTCGTTCTCCAGCGTGCAATCCCAGCCGCTTTCATTCACGTCAATGCGGCGGACCTCCACGCCATGTTCTTTCGCGTTGCGGACCAACTGCGCCGGCGCATAAAACCCCATCGGTTGGCTGTTGATCACCGCCGCCGTGAACGCCGCGGGGTAATGGCATTTGAGCCACGCCGACACATAGACCAACAGCGCGAAGCTCGCCGCGTGCGATTCCGGAAAGCCATATTCACCGAAGCCCCGAATCTGATGGAACACCCGCTCGGCGAACTCCAGACTCAGCCCGTTGGCCGTCATGCCTTTCAATAACTTCTCCTGGAACTCGCTGATCAGACCGGGACGGCGCCAGGCGGCCATCGCCCGACGGAGTTGATCGGCCTCGCCCGGCGTGAAGCCGGCCGCGACGACCGCCAGCCGCATTGCCTGTTCCTGAAACAAAGGCACGCCGAGCGTTTTTTCCAGCACTTCGCGGATAGCGTCGTTCGGATAGCTGACCTTCTCCTCGCCCGCGCGGCGACGCAGATACGGGTGGACCATGTTCCCCTGGATCGGCCCGGGGCGGACGATGGCCACCTCGATCACCAGGTCGTAATAACAACGCGGCTGCAACCGCGGCAACATGCTCATCTGCGCACGGCTTTCGATCTGGAACACGCCCATCGTGTCGGCCTGGCAGATCATGTCGTAGACGCGTTGATCTCCCTCCGGCACGTCGGCCAAGGTCAGCGCGCGACCGTGATGCTGTTCCACCAGCTCGAAGCATTTGCGAATCGCCGTCAACATGCCGAGGGCCAGGCAATCGACTTTGAGAATGCCCAACTCGTCGAGATCGTCCTTGTTCCACTCGATCACCGTCCGCCCTGCCATGGCGGCGTTCTCGATCGGCACCAGTTCGCACAGTGGCGTATGCGTGATCACCATCCCGCCCACGT from Planctomycetia bacterium includes these protein-coding regions:
- a CDS encoding SRPBCC family protein translates to MPESTNSVNLHRVLKAPAERVYKAFLDPDAMARWLPPYGFLGKVHQHDARVGGSYRMSFTNFGTGKSHSFGGTYTELTPHERIRYTDKFEDPNMPGEMQVTIALRKVLCGTEVNIVQAGLPAAIPVEFCYLGWQESLAQLAHLVEPEIPDGG
- a CDS encoding acyltransferase; amino-acid sequence: MPHLSNNKSAETPHLRQTATSSGPAFGRPHFKFDAGKLATPESELAPASLYPTPRQPRYRSLTAWRGLACLLVVVFHSLFYCNAVNSALEPHAQSQLLRLTERFWIGVPLFFVISGYCIAAAVDSHRLRGDGGIQFFVRRLRRIVPPYWCALGITAATVLLVERWLSPGLFVDLVSGFPDPSSLNARQWLGNITLSESWRYHVLTGHPNYFLGHAWTLFYEEQFYVVAGLLLVFVPRRFFTATAGVTLLTLAARHFGERVGLSVNGTFLDGHWLMFAAGIAVYHFANHANLRQKRLSIALLLAGLVYACSDLSLVWGLPNNFQSNALAAFCFAVLLIACRRWDSAIMTARGLAPIRFCGDICYSLYLVHWPICKATSHLLHDAGVRGPWGAACIVLPCCVGASVAAGYVFHALIERRFLNAPMLKA
- a CDS encoding error-prone DNA polymerase; the protein is MPYAELHCKTNFTFLTGASHPDELAERAAELGYAALAIADRHSLAGVVRAHTAAKEAGLKLLIGAEIAPVDAPPVVLLATDRAAYGRLCRLLTLGKRRAEKGECQLLFADIAAHQEGLLACVPLVERTNPTSRVRSTALRSTWVAGVDGTPSPPASKPLGASEYARPQPPGVQLKQLTKAKLKSHDPEESAWQGAESLIRPGALQSYRELFGDRAYALAELHRGPDDRGRLRAMMELARAARVPVAAAGDVHYHVPRRQALGDMLHAVRWGCTVAEAGQRLFVNAERHLKPIDELAQMFAAFPGCLERTVEAADRCHFSLDELRYEYPEELAPPGETPITYLRRLTEAGARERYPGGASEKLRQLLEHELALIEELRYEAYFLTVWDLVRFARSRNILCQGRGSAANSAVCYCLGVTSVDPGRLDVLFERFISRERNEAPDIDVDFEHERREEVLQYIYEKYGRDRAGMTAEAIRYCARSAVRDVGKALGLSLDLVDRLAKRLEGYHHEPNLALRCADVGIDPESVVGRQLVALVQDLITFPRHLSQHVGGMVITHTPLCELVPIENAAMAGRTVIEWNKDDLDELGILKVDCLALGMLTAIRKCFELVEQHHGRALTLADVPEGDQRVYDMICQADTMGVFQIESRAQMSMLPRLQPRCYYDLVIEVAIVRPGPIQGNMVHPYLRRRAGEEKVSYPNDAIREVLEKTLGVPLFQEQAMRLAVVAAGFTPGEADQLRRAMAAWRRPGLISEFQEKLLKGMTANGLSLEFAERVFHQIRGFGEYGFPESHAASFALLVYVSAWLKCHYPAAFTAAVINSQPMGFYAPAQLVRNAKEHGVEVRRIDVNESGWDCTLENDDVNSTVAARISVGGVSDADALDDDDTTTDLSPMSSPSASETPPTVVDRSLTIRLGMRLVQGLSESHAESILRARKRGPFRSTEDLARRAHLPRKALTALSEADALGSLGINRRQALWESLGQDPKAQELPLLAGLAAEDDCLVELPELSAAAEVAQDYETTGLTLRAHPISFVREELNRLGIAPAEQLATLPADGPVKVAGLVLLRQRPSTAKGITFVTLEDETGVANLVVHQNTWERHYQAARTASAMIAHGKLQREGIVIHVVVTRLEDLSKRLKISSQSRDFR